CTTTTCTTGTAACACGTTAAGCTCTACTTGCTTTAGTTCTTCTGCAGTTTTAGAATCAATTTCTTCTCGTTCTTTATTTATTTTTTTTATGTGTTTTATTTTCACTTGATCGGGTGACAATGCTTCTATTTCTGCAAGTTCTTTTTTAAGTTCATCGCTTTCACTTTGTTTTAGATCATCTTTTATGTCTTTTATATATTCATTTTTTATATCTGTTGCTAAACTTTGATTTACGTATGCAAGTTCAACGTCAATTTTTTTTATTATTTCTGCTTTAAACTCCTCAGCCGTTTTAGCAGTTAGGGCTGCGATTTCTTCAGTAAGTCCTGCTACAGTTTTAATTTTTTCTTCTTTTTGCAATGCATTTTTCTTAATTTGCTCTCTTGCTAGTATAATATTATTATCAGTGCCCCCACTTTTACCACCACAAGATGTCACAGCAAGTGCTGCCAAGCTTAAACTCAGAACAGTTAGTTTTACAGAATTCTTTAACTTCATTTAAATCTCCTAATTTAGAAATTAAAAACAAAAAAACAATACACAACCAACTGTGTATAAATTTTGCTTTTTAAAAATACTGTTAAAGGAACAAAAGACGTATGGATTTACATAAGTTTATCCATAACTATAAATACAAAATTACAAAGCTTTTAAAACTGTGATATAAAAATTTTGTAAATCACAATTTTTATTACTATAATTACAAAAAAATTTTTGTCAAAAAATTAAATTGAAGTTTATAAATTATTTCTTTAAATTTTATTAAGTTAACAATTAATTTATAAAACAAAAAATACTAATTTAAATTTTAAAAATTATATAAATACTTATTATTTTATTAAATTATTATAAAAATATAATTATACCATTTCCACTTAGATTTTTCGTAAAATAGATTACCATTAAAGATAATTAAATTTGCATAAAAATAGTACGCTTGATTTTTATAAAAAATATACAAATAGAATAATATTTTTATAATAGATTCAAAAAATATTTTTGATTGTGGAAGTATTCAATTAAATGATTTTATTAAAACCAAAGCTTATCAATTTAAAATTTTAAAAATTTCATCAGAACTAGGATATTTCGCAATAGAAGTAGATGCTATTGATGAGAAAGCAAAAAATTTTTATTTGAAATATGGATTTGAAAGTCTTTTAGATAACAACAAGCATATGTATATTACATTGAAAAAATTAAGAAAATTAATATAAAATACTAACTAATACGCCTTCCACTAAGTTTCTACCACCTTAATTTTTTTTAAAAGCGAATTATATTATACGCCGTCCACTAAGTTTTTAACATAAGCTTGCCTTAGGTTTTGAATTCATAATTGACTTGACAATTTTTTGTGTTAATTGATTCCAACCACTAGAGCATTTTTGAACGAGATCTTCATAATCTTTATAAATTTTAAATGATAAGTGATTCCTTTTAAAATAACTCCATAACCTTTCAATTGGATTTAACTCTGGAGAAAATGAAGGTAAAAAAATAAATGATATATTTTGGGGTAAAATTAATTTTTTGCTTTTATGTGCACTAGCTCCATCTAGTATCATAATAATATGCTCATTCTTAGGTACGGTCTTGGAGTACTCATTGATAAAAATTTGCATGTTTTCAACATTTAAATTTGGTAATATCATTCCAAAATATTTGCCCGTATCTTTGTTAGCAGTAGCATAAATCCATGAGTTTAAATAACCCATTTGAGTTTTAAATTCTGGTCTGATTGGGAAAGGACTCCAAATACCAGATTTTATTGTCATTTGTCCAAATCGTGATTCATCTTGAAAATCTATGTTTATTTTTTTTCCTGGATTTTTTACTTTAATTTCATTAATTTTATTTGGTAAATCTTTAATCCATTCGGCCATTTTTTCTGGGTCATTTTTTATATGCTTTGTTCTTGGAACAACTCTTCTTATTAATGTTCTTTGAAGGAACTTGTATAACCCACTTTTACTAAATTTTTTTTTAATTTCGTTTTGGATTCTATAATACTATTTATTATTTGGGCATGAACAACTTTTTCCTCATTAAATTCAGAATTTAATTGAATGATTTCAGTTTTTAAAATTTCAACTTCTTCTTTATTTACAAAGGATGGACGACCAGAACGTGGTTTATCAAGTAAAAAATAAATACCATTATTCTTATAGTTTGAAACCCAATAATTTGCCCGTCCTCTTGAAAGGCATAATAAAGTTTCAATCTTTTTTTCAGAAAATCCTACGGAATATAAAAAAATTATAAATAATCGACGTAAAAGATTAAAACTTAATTTATTTTGAGGTATTCTCTTTAAATCATCCATAAGTTGTTGTACATTATTCATTGTGCTGCAGTGTCCTTTTATAAAAGAAAGTACGAATGTTAACTGCAGCATATCCTGTTTTCAATATTCATCAATTTCCGTATAAATATTTATTTTTGGTTATCTATGTTGCCAACAAACTTAGTGGACGGCGTATTACTGGCGCTGCGGGTAAATTTACTGGTTGAACTTATTTGTTTTGTAATTTTTGTAAATGATCCCGTAAGGCCTTAAGTTCTAATTGTTTTACTGTTGTTGCAGATTCCAACATAACAGCTTTTTTGCGTTGGTCTAACAAATTTATAAAGAATTGTTTAAACTGCTCTAACGAACTTTTAACTACTTGTTTTTCTCCATCATCATTTTTAGGTTCAAAAGAAAAGTAACTGTTTAATTTTTTAAACTCATTATAAGCCTCTTCTTCTGTTAAAAGTGAGTTAATGAATACACAAAAATCATCATACTTCTTCACAATATAATTTTTAGCCGCCTCATCCGACATCGCTTCTATTTTTTCAATTTTTTTTGAAAGTTTAGCTGGATCTAAATATTCCTCAATATTAGAATATACATTTTTTTTCGCTACTTCAACATTATAATCAGTTCTGCCACTTTTACTACCACTAACTCCATTAGATGATCCACTACCACCACCGCAAGAGGTCACCGCAAGAGCCAATAAACCTAAACTAAGAGCGGAAATTTTTAAATAATTTTTCAACTTCATATAAAATATCCTAAATTAGTATGTAAAATTTAAATTTTTTTTTAGAATTAAGGTAAAAAACTTCTTGTTTTTTACCTTAAAAAATAGCCCTGGCAGCTAGCTATAGCCAAGGCTTAAGAAGGGGGATTATTTGGTGTAAGAAACAGGGATAGTAATAACAGAATCTGCGTGTGGTTGGTCTACTGCAGAAGAAGAAATAGCTGAAATTTTAATTACATGAGAAGCAATTTTTGCTGCATCAAGTTTGCTTGCCGCATCAGATTTTAACTTCACTTCGTAAGAACCTGAAGTAGTATCTATTTCAAAGAAATTACTTGTAGAAGGATCTAAAACTACATTCACATTAGCTACAGCAACTGCAGCATTACTTAGGCTACCGTCAGACATTAAGTAACGAATGTCTAATTTTTGTGATTTGTTTGCATCTGATAATTTAATACCATAGCCATATTTTGCCAACTCAGAACCATTTACAACAACATATCTACTAGTTTGATATACCGCTTCAGCCGTAAACGTAAAGGTTTTGTTAACACTGCTATCATGCTTAGATTGAACTGTTACAGTAACAGCATCACCTTTTTGAGCTTTTTCTGTAGCACAAACATAAAGATCAGAAGTTTGATTTGGTTGAACTACGTTAAATTTCTCAGAATTGCTTAAAGATAGTTGTATATCATTAGCTACAATAGTAAGTGGTAGGTTTTTGTTTGTACCTAAATCATAGTTAACAGCTGCAAGCTTAGCGCACTTTGTTGCAACGTCATTAATACTACCAACAGCAACTTTTAGGCTATTTGCTGGAAGAGCAGTACTATTAACGTTAAACGTTGCTGCTTGAATAACAGGTTTTGCACCAACATAAAATTTCAATGATAATTTTTCATCACCTAATTGAATGCTCAATGGTTTTGGATCAAAAGTAGCGTTAGTTGATGAGCTAAATCTTAGATAATTTGGAAGCGCAGGATCTGCAGCTGCAGAATAAACAGAAGGAATAACTTGCTGAAAGTTACTAGTCGTTTTAGGCGCATCATAAGTTAAATTGACTTTTGTATCATCAGTTTTGTACGCTAAAATACTTGCAAAGTATGTTTCACCTTGGTTAAGCACGCTGTATTGTGGAATTTGCGCACCACTAGCAGATATAAGATCAAACGCTGTAAATTTAGCCGCAGTGACTTCAACGTAAAAAGTAGATTCAACTGAATTAACAGAAATCTTATAAGCAACTTTACCGTTAGTCTTCACTTTTGGTGCAGTAAATTCAATTGAAGAGTAATTAACTTTTGAATCTGCTGGTAACACCTTAGCTACAAGCTTATTATCAAAATTGTCGTATACAAATACTTCATCTTCTACAGATAAAGGTTGCGCTTTATTTGCACCATTAACTGTTTTAGAAACACTAATTGTTGCTTTACTTCCTGCTGGAACACTCACAACTCCACCACTGACATAAGCTTCTTGTGAGCTTTTAGCAAATGTTAGTGCTTTTTGAACAGCAGAAATTGCATTATAATTACTTACGTCATTGTTAAGTGCATTTA
This region of Spirobacillus cienkowskii genomic DNA includes:
- a CDS encoding IS630 family transposase; this translates as MQNEIKKKFSKSGLYKFLQRTLIRRVVPRTKHIKNDPEKMAEWIKDLPNKINEIKVKNPGKKINIDFQDESRFGQMTIKSGIWSPFPIRPEFKTQMGYLNSWIYATANKDTGKYFGMILPNLNVENMQIFINEYSKTVPKNEHIIMILDGASAHKSKKLILPQNISFIFLPSFSPELNPIERLWSYFKRNHLSFKIYKDYEDLVQKCSSGWNQLTQKIVKSIMNSKPKASLC